In the genome of Streptomyces violaceoruber, the window GCCGCCCTGCATCGCGACGGCGATCAGGTCGAGGTCGGTGCCGGTCTTGCGCCGCAGCTTGCCGAGCACGCCGCCGCTGCTGCCGGCGGTGGGGTCCCAGGAGACGCCGATGGACAGGTGGGTCACTCCGTCCAGGTCCGCGGGGCCGCCTTCCTTGGTGAGCGTGATCATGTGTACGTCATCCTCCGTGGTCGTGCCTGTGCCGCAGAGTCTGCCTGGCGCCGGAACGTTCCGGCAGGGCGGGGCAGCCGGTCAGTTTTCGAGAAGCACCGCGGACCGGCCCGCCCATAACGTCTAGGACATGAACTCCATCGACTCCGTCACCCTCGAGGTGGCCGACACCGAGGCCGCCGCCCGCTTCTACGCCGATGCCTTCGGGCTCGACGGATCGCGGGTGCGGCTCCGCGCCTCGGACGACCCGACGAGCGGGTTCCGCGGCTTCACCCTGTCGCTCGTCGTCGCCCAGCCCGGCAACGTCGACGCCCTGTTCACCGCCGCCGTCGACGCCGGCGCCACCGTCCTCAAGCCCGCCGCGAAGTCGCTGTGGGGCTACGGCGGCGTCGTGCGGGCACCGGACGGCACGGTCTGGCAGATCGCGACCTCGGCGAAGAAGGACACCGCCCCGGTCACCCGCGACGTCGACGAGATCGTGCTGCTCCTGGGCGTCGAGGACGTCAAGGCCACCAAGCGGTTCTACGTCGAGCAGGGCCTCACCGTGGGCAAGAGCTTCGGCGGGAAGTACGTCGAGTTCGCCACCGGCCCGGGCACCGTCAAGCTCTCCCTCTACAAGCGCCGGGCCCTCGCCAAGGTCGCGGGCGTCTCCGCCGACGGCACCGGCTCCCACCGGCTCGTCGTCTCCGGCGGCACCCGCCCGTTCGCCGACCCGGACGGCTTCGCCTGGCAGCCGGAGCTCAGCCACTGATGGGCTAGTTTCCTGTGCATGTCTTCACGGGAAACACCGCGAATACCCAGGGCCGGGACGCGGGCGAGACTCTGGGCCGTGGCGGGTGCGGCGACCCTCGCGTTCCTCGTCGCGCTGGAGATCGCCGCGCGCCGCTACGGCCTGCCGGGGCCGATGACCAACCAGGCCAAGGAGTTGGTGTTCGCTCCCGCCTCGGGGCCCCTGCTCTACGCCGGGCTGGCGCTGACGATGGTGGTCCTCACCTGGCGGCAGCGGCTGGTCGCGGCGGCCGTCGCGGTCGGCGTCGACCTCACCGTCGCCCTGGTGCGGTGGGCGGCGGACGCCACCGCGTCCGGCAGCCACTCCTTCGGCAACGGCGCGCTGTGGGTGGTCCTGGGCTGCGGGGTCCTCGCCCTGACCCGGCGCACCGGCCCCGAACGGATCCTCCTGCTGAAGGGCGTCGGGCTCGGCCTGCTGCTGGTGGCCGGGCGCAAGACCGGCGACGCCTGGCTGCTGATCACGTCGAAGACCCGCCCGGACGTCCTCGACCCGTACGTGGCGACCGCCGACCACGCGCTGGGCAACCCGTCGTGGCTGGTGGGACGGGCCGTCGAGGCCACGGGCGCGGTCGGTGAGCACATACTGGACTGGGTCTACGTCCAGCTCGCGGTGGCCGCGGTCGTGGTCGCGCTGTACCAGCTGCGCGGGGTGGCGGCCGAGCGCCGGTTCCCGCGCCACCACCTGGTGCGCACCTTCCTGCTGATCGGCCTGCTCGGGCCGGCCATCTACATGATCTTCCCGGTCGTCGGACCGGTCTTCGCCTACGGCACGGGCGCCTTCGGCACCGGCGGCGCGGAGTGGGCGATCGCCGACCTGTGGCCCCACACGCTCCCGCCGGTCGGCCCGCCCCACGCGTTCACGTACGACGGGGTCACCCCCCGCAACTGCATGCCCAGCCTGCACACGGCGTGGGCCACCGTGATCTTCATCCACTCCCGGAAGGGCCCGCGCGTCCTGCGCTGGGCGGGAGCGTTCTGGCTCGTCGCCACGCTCTCCGCCACGCTGGGGTTCGGCTACCACTACGCCATCGACCTCATCGCCGGCGTCGTGTTCGCGGTCACGGTCGAGGCGGGGCTGCGTTCCCTGGACCGCGGCTGGGACCGGTCGGGAAGCCTGCTGGTCGCCCACGGGGCGCTGGTGTTCACCGCGATCCTGGCCTCGACGCGCTACCTGTCGCTGGAGATGGCCCGGCACCCGTGGGTCTTCGGACCGCTCCTGCTGCTGGCCATGGCCTCGGTGATCCACGGCTACGTACGGACCACGAAGGGCTGGGAACCGGTGACCGCGGCGCCGCCGGCGCTCCCGGAACCACGGCTCGAGGCGGCCTGAGCGCGCCGGGGCCGCACGCCTGCCGAATTGCGAAAGTTCGCAAGTCGTTGGATGCTGGGGCCCCGGGTCCGCGGGCAGCCGCGGACCGGTTTCCCCTGTGGAGACGCGATGAGCACCCTGCTCCAGCCCATGCCCCACCGGCACGTGCTCACCCTGCCCGCGGCGCCCCCGGCGGTCCGGCTGGCCCGGGAGACGGCCGAGCAGGCCCTCGCCGAGTGGGGCGTGAACCCGGGCCACCCCGCCGTCGCACCCGCCCTGCTGATCCTCAGCGAGCTGGTCACCAACAGCGTCCGCCACGCGTCGCCGCCGAGCGAGCAGGTGACCGTCACATACGCGGCCGGAGACGACTGCCTGGCCTTCGCCGTGCACGACCGGCACCCGCACCAGCCGCGGCTGCACGGCGCGCGGACCACCGGCCGGACCGGGGGCCTGGCGACCGTCATGGAACTCACCGGCACCCTGGGCGGCACCGCGGTGGTCCGGGGCGACGGCGACGGCCGGGGCAAGAGCATCTGGGTCACGCTCCCGCTGTGAGCCGCGGACCCGGGTGAGGCGCGCACCGGCCGCGCTCACGAGGAGCCGTAGCTCGTCAGGGGCGGGGTGCGCAGGGCGATGACCGCCTTGTCGTCGTGGCCGTTGCCGGGCCGGTGGGCGACCAGGGCATGGCACAGGTCCTCGGGCGCCAGCCCCACCAGCCGGGAGGCGGTCACGGCCAGGGCGTCCAGGCCCCGGTCCAGCGGCTGGCCGGGGACCTCCACGAGGCCGTCGGTGAACAGGATGACGGTGCTGTCCACCGGCAGGGGCCGGCAGTGGTCGGGCCGCGGCAGGTCGGGCGCCACGCCGAGGGGGAGTCCGGGCTCCATGTCCAGGTAGCGGACCCGCCCGTCGGGCAGCAGCACGAGCGGCGGCGGGTGTCCCGCGCTGGACCACCGCAGCTGCCACGTGCCGTCGGCGGGCTCCAGCCGCGCGAGGAGCGCGGTGGCGACCGGGGCCTCGTCCAGGGCCGCGTTCATGATCCGGTCGAGCCGGGCGAGGGAGGTGCTGGGCGCGGCGCCGGGGTCGTAGTACAGGGCGCGCAGCATGTTGCGGATCTGGGACATGTCGGCCGCGGCCCGCAGGTCGTGCCCCACGACGTCGCCGATCACCGCCGCGCAGGCCCCGCCGGGCAGCAGCATGGCGTCGTACCAGTCGCCGCCCACGGCGGCGGGCGCGCTCGCCGGGCGGTAGGCCGCGCCCGCGGTGAAGGGCCGCAGGTCGGGCAGGCGGGGCAGCAGCAGCCGCTGGAACTGCTCGCTGCTGTTCTGCACCTGCTGGTAGAGGCGGGCGTTCTCGATCGCCACGCCCGCCGTGCCGGCCAGGGCGCGGATCACGCCCTCGTCGTGCCGGTCGAAGGGCTGCCCGTCCTTGCGTTCGGAGAGGTAGAGGTTGCCGTAGATCCGGCCGCGCACACTGATCGCCACCCCGAGCAGGCTGCGCATCGGCGGATGTCCGGGCGGGAAGCCCGCCGATTCCGGGTGGCGCGAGATGTCCTTGACCCGCAGCGGCTCGGGGTGGTGGATCAGGTGCCCCAGCAGGCCCCTGCCCCGCGGCAGCTCCACCCCCTCCAGGTCGGCCAGCTCCTTCGTGGTGAGCCCCAGCGGGATGAACTCCTCCAGGAGCCTGCCCTCCTGGTCGAGGACGCCCATGGCCCCGTAACGGGCGCCCACCAGGTCCATCGCGGTGCGCACGATGCGGCGCAGCACCGCGGGCAGCTCCAGCTCGCCGGTGATGTTCACGACCGCCTGGAGCAGCTCCTGGAGGGTCCGCTGGGCGCGGGCCAGGGCGTGCAGCTGCTCGCCGATCCGGTTCAGGTCGGAGCTGAGCGGCAGGTCGAGGAGCGAGGCGTACGGCTCGTCGTCACCGCCGCGGCCCGGGGCGGCTGCGGGCCCCTCCCCCGAGCCCTGCGCGGGACCCGCGCCGGATCCCTCCGGGAGCTCCGCGCCGGAGTCCGCCGCGGAGCCCCCGGAGAAATCCACGTCGGCCGAGGCCGGCTCGCCCGGCGAGTGCCGCCGTTCCTCCGCCATCACGCGTGCCTCGCCTCCCGCCGTGCGGTTCGCCTTCCGCCCACCCTCGCCCGTCGGTCCGGGGCGTGCCGCCCGTCCACAGCCGGTCGGAGTAACCCGGCACCGCCCCGGTGCGACCGGGTTCGTCCCGGTGGATTCGGCCTGGCGGGTGGCTCGGGCGAGGATGGGCGGCATGCTGATGAGGACGGGACGGGCGCGACGCGCCCCGGGCGGGCCGACCGGGCCGCGCCGCCGCGGCGCGAGGAGGGCGAAGGCACGATGAGCACGCCGCTGTACCAGTTGAAGGCCGAGTTCTTCAAGACGCTCGGCCACCCGGCGCGCATCCGCGTCCTGGAACTGCTGAGCGAGCGCGAGCACGCGGTGGCGGAGATGCTCCCCGAGGTGGGGATCGAGCCGGCCCATCTGTCCCAGCAGCTCGCGGTGTTGCGCCGGGCGAACCTGGTGGTGTCCCGCAAGGAGGGATCCACCGTGTACTACTCCCTGACCAGCCCGCAGGTCGCCGAGCTGCTCAGGGTCGCGCGCGGCATCCTGTCCGGCGTGCTCGCCGGACAGGCCGAACTGCTCGCGGACCTCCGGGCCGGACAGTCCGAGCCGGGGACCGAGGGGGCGTAGCGCCGCGCTCGAACCGGCGCTCGGCGTGCCCGCCCTTCCGCGATCGGGCCAGTACCGTGCCCCCATGCCTGATCTGAGCCCTTCCTCCCCTGCCGAGGCCTACGCGGCGCTGTTGCAGGGCAACGCCCGCTTCGTGAGCGGTGACCGTCTGCACCCCAACCAGGACGCCGACCGCCGGTCGGAGCTGGCCCCGCGCCAGCATCCGTTCGCGGTGCTCTTCGGCTGCTCGGACTCGCGGCTGGCGGCCGAGATCATCTTCGACCGGGGACTGGGCGACCTGTTCGTGGTGCGGACGGCCGGCCATGTGGCCGGTGCGGAGGTGCTGGGCAGCGTCGAGTACGGCGTCAACGTGCTGGGCGCACCGCTCGTGGTGGTGCTCGGGCACGACTCCTGCGGCGCGGTCACCGCGGCCGCCGAGGCCGAGCGCGGCGGCGCGGCACCGGCCGGTTACCTCGGGGACGTGGTGGAACGGGTGATCCCGAGCGTGCTCGCCGCGCGCGCCCTGGGCCGTACCGAGATCGACCAGTTCGTGGACGAGCACATCCGCCGCAGCGTCGACGGGCTGGTGAGCCGCTCGGCGCTGCTGGCGAACGAGGTGGCCGCCGGCCGGTGCGCGGTCGTCGGTCTGTCCTACCGGCTGGCCGGGGGGACGGTGAAGCGGGTGGCGGCCCACGGGCTGCCGGAGTAGCCGTCCGGCGCACGGTGTCGCTGCGGTGCCATCGTGGCGGGTGTCGCTGCGGTGCCATCGTGGCGCTGTGATGCCGGGCCGGTTCCGGCCGATCGCCGCGTACCGGCCGTTCACGTAGGGCGTCAGAGACGTGTCAAAGGCGTTCGCGCCGCCGTATGGAAGCCATCAACGGCGGCCGAAAACGGTCGGAAGGAAGCTCTCATCTCGTTGTCAGCTTCTTTTCCGAACCTCACTAGGAGCCAGCGATGGCCGACGTGGCCTTCGTCCTCACCATGATCGCGGTGTTCGCGTTCGTGGCCCTTGTCGCCAAGGGGGTGACGAAGCTGTGACCGCGGAGAACGTCGTCGGCCTGATCGTGGCCGTCGCCCTGCTCGGTTACCTCGTCCTCGCCCTGATCCACCCGGAGAGGTTCTGAGCACCGCATGAGCCCCGTCCTCGCCGGCGTGCTCCAACTGCTCGCGCTCACGGCCGCGCTGGCGCTCGCCCACGTCCCCCTCGGCAACCACATGGCCCGGGTCTACTCCTCGCCCAGGCACCTGCGGGTCGAGAAGTGGATCTACAAGGGCATCGGCGCGGACCCGGACACGGAGATGCGCTGGCCCGCGTACCTGCGCGGGGTCCTCGCCTTCTCGCTCGCCGGGGTCCTCTTCCTCTACCTGCTCCAGCGGCTCCAGGGCGTGCTGCCCGGCTCGCTCGGTTTCGCCTCCATCGACCCGGACCAGGCCTTCAACACCGCCGCGTCCTTCGTCGCCAACACCAACTGGCAGTCGTACTACGGCGAGCAGGCCATGGGCCACGTCGTGCAGACCGCCGGTCTGGCCGTGCAGAACTTCGTCTCGGCGGCCGTCGGCATCGCCGTCGCCGTCGCTCTCGTACGCGGCTTCGCGCGGTCCCGCACCGGAGAACTGGGCAACTTCTGGGCCGACCTGGTCCGCGGGGTCGTCCGTGTCCTGGTGCCGATCGCCGCGGTCGGCGCGGTGATCCTGGTGGCCTGCGGGGTCATCCAGAACTTCTCGGGCATCCACGAGGTCGGCCAGTTCATGGGCGGCACCCAGGAGTGGAACGGGGGTGCGGTCGCCTCGCAGGAGGTGATCAAGGAGCTGGGCACCAACGGCGGCGGCTACTTCAACGCCAACTCCGCCCACCCCTTCGAGAACCCGACGCCGTTCACCAACCTGTTCGAGATCTTCCTGATCCTGCTGATCCCGGTCGCGCTGACCCGGACCTTCGGCATCATGACCGGCTCGGTGCGCCAGGGCTACGCGATCCTCGGGACGATGGCCGCCATCTGGGCCGGCTTCGTCGCCCTGATGATGTGGACCGAGTTCGCCCACCACGGTCCCGCGTTGCAGGCGGCCGGCGGGGCGATGGAGGGCAAGGAGCTGCGCTTCGGGATCGGCGGCTCGTCGCTCTTCGCGGTGACCACCACCCTGACCTCGACCGGCGCGGTGGACTCCTTCCACTCCTCCTACACCGGCCTCGGCGGCGGCATCACCATGCTCGGCATGATGCTGGGCGAGATCGCGCCCGGCGGGGTCGGGTCCGGGCTCTACGGCATGCTGGTCATGGCGGTCGTCGCGGTGTTCATCGCGGGGCTCATGGTCGGCCGCACCCCGGAGTACCTGGGCAAGAAGATCGGCACCCGCGAGATCAAGTTCGCCGCCTGCTACATCCTGATCACCCCGGCCCTGGTCCTGGTGTTCACGGCCGCAGCGATGGCCCTGCCCACCCCGGGCGACTCGATGACCAACAGCGGGGCGCACGGCTTCTCCGAGATCCTGTACGCCTACACCTCCGCCTCGAACAACAACGGCTCGGCCTTCGCCGGCCTGAACGCCGACACCCAGTGGTTCAACAGCACCCTCGGCCTCGCCATGCTGCTGGGCCGGTTCGTGCCGATGGTGTTCGTCCTGGCCCTCGCGGGCTCGCTGGCCCGGCAGCAGCCGGTTCCGGCCACCGCGGGCACGCTGCGCACCGAGAAGCCGCTCTTCGCCGGCCTGCTGGCCGGCGCCGTCCTGATCATCACCGGTCTGACCTACTTCCCGGCCCTCGCCCTGGGCCCGCTCGCCGAAGGGCTGGCGGCATGAACACCGACACGCAGAAGCACGAGGACGCGATGTCCACAACCACCCCGGCCCGGGCGCCGCACGACGACGCACCCTCCGGGCAGCAGCCCGGTCAGGGCCGCGTCGGCGCGGGCCTCTTCGAACCGAAGCAGCTGGTCAAGTCGCTGCCCGACGCGTTCCGCAAGCTCGACCCGCGGGTGATGGCGAAGTCGCCCGTCATGTTCGTCGTGCTCGTCGGCTCCGTGCTGACCACGGCCTTCTCCGTCACGGAGCCCGGCGACTGGTTCGGCTGGACGATCAGCGCCTGGCTCTGGCTGACCGTGCTCTTCGCCAACCTGGCGGAGGCGGTAGCCGAGGGCCGCGGCAAGGCCCAGGCCGACACCCTGCGCAGGGCCAAGACCGACACCGTCGCCCGCCGGGCCGACGGCACCACGGTCCCCGGCACCGGCCTCACGGTCGGCGACCTGGTCGTCTGCGAGGCCGGGGACGTCATCCCCGGCGACGGGGACGTCGTCGAGGGTGTCGCCTCGGTCGACGAGTCGGCGATCACCGGCGAGTCGGCGCCCGTCATCCGCGAGTCCGGCGGCGACCGGTCCGCGGTCACCGGCGGGACCAAGGTGCTCTCCGACCGCATCGTCGTCAGGATCACCACGAAGCCGGGCGAGACCTTCATCGACCGGATGATCAACCTGGTCGAGGGAGCGGCCAGGCAGAAGACGCCGAACGAGATCGCGCTGAACATCCTGCTGGCCTCGCTGACCGTCGTCTTCCTGCTGGCCTGTGCCACCCTCCCGCCGTTCGCCGACTACGCGGGCACCCACCTGGACATGATCGTGCTGGTGGCCCTGCTGGTCTGCCTCATCCCGACCACGATCGGCGCCCTGCTCTCCGCGATCGGCATCGCGGGCATGGACCGCCTGGTGCAGCGCAACGTGCTGGCGATGTCGGGCCGCGCGGTCGAGGCCGCCGGCGACGTCTCCACACTGCTCCTCGACAAGACCGGCACCATCACGCTGGGCAACCGGCAGGCGGCCGAGTTCGTGCCGGTACGCGGTGTGACGGAGGCCGAACTCGCCGACGCCGCCCAGCTCTCCTCGCTCGCCGACGAGACACCCGAGGGCCGCTCGATCGTCGTCCTCGCCAAGGAGAAGTACGGCCTGCGCGAGCGCCACCAGGGCGAACTCGTCGGCGCCGAATGGATCGGGTTCACCGCCCAGACCCGCATGTCCGGCGTGGACGCCGACGGCCGCAAGGTCCGCAAGGGCGCGGCGGGATCCGTCGTCGCCTGGGTCCGGGAGCGCGGCGGCTCGGGGACCGAGGACGCGGACACGGCCGTCGAGCGCATCTCCGCGGCGGGCGGCACACCGCTGCTCGTCGCCGTCGAGGACGAGCGCGGCGCCCGCGTCCTCGGTGTCGTCCACCTCAAGGACGTCGTCAAGCAGGGCATGCGCGAGCGGTTCGACGAGCTGCGCCGCATGGGCATCAGGACCGTCATGATCACGGGCGACAACCCGCTGACGGCCAAGGCGATCGCCGACGAGGCGGGCGTCGACGACTACCTCGCCGAGGCCACGCCCGAGGACAAGATGGCCCTCATCAAGCGCGAGCAGGCCGGCGGCAAACTGGTCGCGATGACCGGCGACGGCACCAACGACGCCCCCGCACTGGCCCAGGCGGACGTCGGCGTGGCGATGAACACCGGCACGTCGGCCGCCAAGGAGGCCGGCAACATGGTCGACCTCGACTCCAACCCCACCAAGCTGATCGAGATCGTCGAGATCGGCAAGCAGCTCCTGATCACGCGCGGGGCGCTCACGACGTTCTCCATCGCCAACGACGTCGCCAAGTACTTCGCGATCATCCCGGCGCTCTTCGCGGCCGTCTACCCGGGCCTGGACAAGCTCAACATCATGGGTCTGTCCTCCCCGGACTCCGCGATCCTGTCCGCGGTGGTCTTCAACGCGCTGATCATCCTCGTGCTGGTGCCGCTCGCGCTGAAGGGCGTGCGCTACCGGCCCACGAGCGCCGACCGGATGCTGCGCCGCAACCTCGGCGTCTACGGGCTGGGCGGGCTGGTCGCCCCGTTCATCGGCATCAAGCTCATCGACCTGATCGTCTCGCTCATTCCCGGGATCGGCTGACCGACATGAACACCTCCCTCACCAACGCCGCCCGGCTGTTCACGGCGGGCCTGCGCGCCCTGCTCGTCCTGACCGTGGTCACCGGCATCGTCTACCCGCTCGTCGTCACCGGCGTCGCCCAGGGGCTGTTCCCCGGGAAGGCGAACGGCTCCGAGATCAAGGCGGACGGGAAGGTCGTCGGATCCTCCCTGATCGGCCAGTCCTACAACCTGCCGCTGAAGGAGGGCCAGGAGACTCCGGAGCCGGACCTGAAATGGTTCCAGGGCCGCCCCGCCAACGGCCTCGGCACCAACAGCGTCAACACCCGGTAAGAGCTGATCCTGTCCGGGGCCACCAACCGCTCCGCCGACAACCCGGAACTCGTCCAGTGGGTGAAGGACGCCAAGGCCGCCGTCGTCAAGGACAACTCCGTGCCCGGACACCCCGTGCGGCCCGAGGACGTGCCCGCGGACGCCGTCACCTCCTCCGGCTCCGGCCTGGACCCGGACATCTCCCCGCGGTACGCCGACCTCCAGGTGCACCGGGTCGCCGCGAAGAACGGCCTGCCCGCCGAGCGCGTCCAGGAGCTCGTCGACGAGCACACCACCCCCCGCACCCTCGGCTTCATCGGCGAACCGCGGGTGAACGTCCTCGAACTCAACATCGCGCTCGGGGAACTGGTGGCACCGGGGGCCGGGCACTGAGCCGTGGCTACAATCCGGGCCATGGCCCTGACCGTGAGCGACGTGGAACGGTTCGAGGCCTCCAGGCACCGTCTGGAGGCCATCGCCTACCGCCTCCTCGGCTCGGCGAGCGAGGCGGAGGCGCCGTGCAGGAGACGTTCCTGCGCTGGCAGGCGGCGACGTCGCACGCGTCGAGGTTCCCGAGGCCTGGCTGACGAAGGTGCTCACCAACCTGTGCCTCAACCAGCTCACCTCGGCCCGCGCCCGCCGGGAGACCTACGTGGGCCAGTGGCTGCCCGAGCCGCTGCTCGCCGGGGACCCGATGCTCGGTCCCGCGGAGACGGCCGAGCAGCGCGAGTCGGTCTCGCTGGCGGTCCTCGCCCTGCTGGAGCGGCTCGCACCGGGCGAGCGGGCGGTGTGCGTCCTGCGTGAGGCCTTCGGCTACCCGCACCGGGAGATCGCCGCGATCCTCGACATCACGGAGGACGCCAGCCAGCAGACCCTGCACCGGGCCAGGAAGCGCGTCGCGCGGGGCAGGGCCCGTACCGAGGTCGACGCGGCCGCGGCCCGGCGGATCGTGGAGGAGTTCCTCGCGGCGGCCACCAGCGGCCGGACCGAACCGCTGGTCCGGCTGCTCACCGAGGACGCCGTGTCGATCGGCGACGGCGGCGGGAAGGTCCCGGCCCGCGCCAAGGCGTTCGAGGGCGCCCGCGCCGTGGCGATTATGGGAACGAGTGTACCGGTTACGCATGGGGCGGCCTCTTCGTACGATCTTCGCATGCAGCTTCGGTACGCGTTTCGGGTGTACCCGGACGCCGGTCAGCGTCTCGCGTTGGCGAGGGCGTTCGGGTGCGCCCGGGTCGTGTTCAACGACGTGGTCCGTGCCCGTGAGGACGCCCGCAAGGCCGGCCGGCCCTTTCAGACGGCCGCCGGACTGTCCCGGAAGCTGATCACCGAGGCGAAGCGGACAGCCGAGCGGTCCTGGCTGGGTGAGGTGTCCGCAGTAGTGCTCCAGCAGTCCCTTCGCGACGCCGAGACCGCGTACCGCAACTTCTTCGCCTCCCTGAAAGGCACCCGCAAGGGCCCCCGGGTCGGCCCGCCCCGCTACAAGTCCCGTAAGGATGCCCGGCAGTCCATCCGGTTCACCGCCAACGCCCGCTGGAGCATCACCGACAGTGGCAGGCTGAACCTGCCGAAGATCGGTGCGGTGAAGGTGAAGTGGTCCCGCACCCTGCCCACCATCCCCACGTCCGTCACCGTGATCAAGGACGCGGCAGGCAGGTATTTCGCCTCCTTCGTCGTCGACACCGACCCTGCTGCCGACCGGGTTCGGATGCCCGACGCCGACCGCACCGTCGGTATCGATCTCGGCCTCACTCACTTCGCGGTCCTGTCCGACGGCACGAAGATCGGCTCTCCGCGGTTCCTGCGGCGCGCGGAGAAGAAGCTGAAGAAGGCCCAGCAGGAGCTGTCCCGCAAACAGATGGGATCGAAGAACCGCGATAGGGCCCGCCTCAAGGTTGCCCGCGCCCACGCCAAGGTCGCCGACGCGCGCCGCGAGTTCCACCACCAGCTCTCCACGCGGCTGATCTCCGAGAACCAAGGGATCGCCGTGGAAGACCTGTCGGTGGCGGGACTGGCCCGGACCCGGCTGGCCAAGTCCGTGCACGACGCGGGATGGTCCTCCTTCGTCGGCATGCTCAAGTACAAGGCTGAGCGGTACGGCCGCACCCTGGTCGTGATCGGCCGGTTCGAACCGACCTCCCAGACCTGCTCCACCTGCGGGGTGAAGGACGGGCCCAAGCCCTTGCAGGTCCGGGAATGGACCTGCACCGCCTGCGGCACCGTCCACGACCGGGACCACAACGCTGCGATCAACGTGAAACAGGCCGCCGGACTGGCGGCATCGGCCTGCGGAGCGCCGGTAAGACCGGGAGCAATCCCGGCACAGCGCGAAGAAACAGGAAGCCACGGACTCCCGACCGAACCCCGTGCCGCGTAGCGGCACGGAACTCTGCCGGGAAGGCCAGAATCCTCGGGCTTCAGCCCGAGGAGCTAGTCAATTCAACCAGTGCATCTCGCTCGCTGGGCCGCGGTCAGGGCCTGATCCAGTACGTGACCGCCGACGACCGGGCCGTGCGCGGGGCGCTGACCGGACGGATCGCCGCCCTCTACAAGGAACTCGTCTGCAAGTCCGCGGCCTGGGGCGTCGCCAACCCGACCCTGGGCATGCCGACCCGGCGCCGTCCGGTCGTGGCCCACGTCCCGGAGCCCGCCCCGACGGTCTGAGTGACCGCCGTGCTCAGCGCACCGGGAACCCGAAGGTGCGGCCCTGCTCCTTCAGCCAGGGCAGGACCTGCCGCAGGGCTTCGACGGTCTGGGTGCGGTCGCCCCCGGCGTCGTGGAAGAGGATGGTCGGGCCGTTGGACAGCTCCCGCTTGACGGTGGCGACGATGGCGTCCGAGCCCGGCCGCTCGAAGTCCTTGGTGTCCACGTTCCAGCCCAGCGGGCGCATGCCGTGGGAGGCGGCGAGCTTGCGGCTGTAGGGGGTGAACGCCCCGCCGGGGGCCCGGTAGTACACCGGACGCACGCCCCCGGACGCCTCGATGATCATGCGCTCGGCGTCGAGGATCTCCTTGGCCTGGTAGGCCTCGGACTTCTTGTCCATGGCGGTGTCGTGCGACACCGTGTGGTCGCACAGCCGGTGCCCGGCCGCGACGACGTCCTTCACGAGGTCCGGGTGGGCCTCGGCCTGAAGGCCCGTCATGCAGAAGGTGGCCTTCACGCCGTACTCCTCCAGCAGGTCGAGCACTTGAGGCGTCCAGGCGGGGTCGGGGCCGTCGTCGATGGTGATGTTCACGCCGTTCGGCCCCGCGTCCGAGGCGTGCGCGATGCCGATGTCGACGGGCTTGGCCTCGCCGCCCGGCGTGGCCGACGCGGACGCCCGCGGCGTCGGGCCGCCGCCGACGGAGTCGGCCTGCGCGGTCCACACCGAGGCGCCGACGGCGAGCATCGTCACACCGAGCGCCGCCCCGACCACCTTGCCGTACCAGCCCCGTCCACCACCGTGCCGCGCCATGTCCGCCGCCCCGCCTTCGCGTAGTTGCTCGCCGCCGGTCCCCGTCGCGTCGGGGACCACATGACAGGACGGGAGAAACCCGCCGCGGGATCCCTCCGTTACCGATCACGGACAATCCCGGGGGAGTTCGCGGACAACTCGGCGGGGCTACGGCTCACCCGTG includes:
- the kdpA gene encoding potassium-transporting ATPase subunit KdpA, with product MSPVLAGVLQLLALTAALALAHVPLGNHMARVYSSPRHLRVEKWIYKGIGADPDTEMRWPAYLRGVLAFSLAGVLFLYLLQRLQGVLPGSLGFASIDPDQAFNTAASFVANTNWQSYYGEQAMGHVVQTAGLAVQNFVSAAVGIAVAVALVRGFARSRTGELGNFWADLVRGVVRVLVPIAAVGAVILVACGVIQNFSGIHEVGQFMGGTQEWNGGAVASQEVIKELGTNGGGYFNANSAHPFENPTPFTNLFEIFLILLIPVALTRTFGIMTGSVRQGYAILGTMAAIWAGFVALMMWTEFAHHGPALQAAGGAMEGKELRFGIGGSSLFAVTTTLTSTGAVDSFHSSYTGLGGGITMLGMMLGEIAPGGVGSGLYGMLVMAVVAVFIAGLMVGRTPEYLGKKIGTREIKFAACYILITPALVLVFTAAAMALPTPGDSMTNSGAHGFSEILYAYTSASNNNGSAFAGLNADTQWFNSTLGLAMLLGRFVPMVFVLALAGSLARQQPVPATAGTLRTEKPLFAGLLAGAVLIITGLTYFPALALGPLAEGLAA
- the kdpB gene encoding potassium-transporting ATPase subunit KdpB, with amino-acid sequence MNTDTQKHEDAMSTTTPARAPHDDAPSGQQPGQGRVGAGLFEPKQLVKSLPDAFRKLDPRVMAKSPVMFVVLVGSVLTTAFSVTEPGDWFGWTISAWLWLTVLFANLAEAVAEGRGKAQADTLRRAKTDTVARRADGTTVPGTGLTVGDLVVCEAGDVIPGDGDVVEGVASVDESAITGESAPVIRESGGDRSAVTGGTKVLSDRIVVRITTKPGETFIDRMINLVEGAARQKTPNEIALNILLASLTVVFLLACATLPPFADYAGTHLDMIVLVALLVCLIPTTIGALLSAIGIAGMDRLVQRNVLAMSGRAVEAAGDVSTLLLDKTGTITLGNRQAAEFVPVRGVTEAELADAAQLSSLADETPEGRSIVVLAKEKYGLRERHQGELVGAEWIGFTAQTRMSGVDADGRKVRKGAAGSVVAWVRERGGSGTEDADTAVERISAAGGTPLLVAVEDERGARVLGVVHLKDVVKQGMRERFDELRRMGIRTVMITGDNPLTAKAIADEAGVDDYLAEATPEDKMALIKREQAGGKLVAMTGDGTNDAPALAQADVGVAMNTGTSAAKEAGNMVDLDSNPTKLIEIVEIGKQLLITRGALTTFSIANDVAKYFAIIPALFAAVYPGLDKLNIMGLSSPDSAILSAVVFNALIILVLVPLALKGVRYRPTSADRMLRRNLGVYGLGGLVAPFIGIKLIDLIVSLIPGIG
- a CDS encoding RNA-guided endonuclease InsQ/TnpB family protein, whose amino-acid sequence is MQLRYAFRVYPDAGQRLALARAFGCARVVFNDVVRAREDARKAGRPFQTAAGLSRKLITEAKRTAERSWLGEVSAVVLQQSLRDAETAYRNFFASLKGTRKGPRVGPPRYKSRKDARQSIRFTANARWSITDSGRLNLPKIGAVKVKWSRTLPTIPTSVTVIKDAAGRYFASFVVDTDPAADRVRMPDADRTVGIDLGLTHFAVLSDGTKIGSPRFLRRAEKKLKKAQQELSRKQMGSKNRDRARLKVARAHAKVADARREFHHQLSTRLISENQGIAVEDLSVAGLARTRLAKSVHDAGWSSFVGMLKYKAERYGRTLVVIGRFEPTSQTCSTCGVKDGPKPLQVREWTCTACGTVHDRDHNAAINVKQAAGLAASACGAPVRPGAIPAQREETGSHGLPTEPRAA
- a CDS encoding polysaccharide deacetylase family protein, with product MARHGGGRGWYGKVVGAALGVTMLAVGASVWTAQADSVGGGPTPRASASATPGGEAKPVDIGIAHASDAGPNGVNITIDDGPDPAWTPQVLDLLEEYGVKATFCMTGLQAEAHPDLVKDVVAAGHRLCDHTVSHDTAMDKKSEAYQAKEILDAERMIIEASGGVRPVYYRAPGGAFTPYSRKLAASHGMRPLGWNVDTKDFERPGSDAIVATVKRELSNGPTILFHDAGGDRTQTVEALRQVLPWLKEQGRTFGFPVR